A window of the Polaribacter sp. HaHaR_3_91 genome harbors these coding sequences:
- the mnmA gene encoding tRNA 2-thiouridine(34) synthase MnmA: MKRVVVGLSGGVDSSVTAHLLKEQGYDVIGLFMKNWHDDSVTISNECPWLEDSNDAMIVAEKLGIPFQVVDLSAQYKERIVDYMFDEYSKGRTPNPDVLCNREIKFDVFMDIALKLGADYVATGHYCRKGEEIIDGKPVYKLLAGKDNNKDQSYFLCQLSQEQLTKALFPIGELTKPEVREIAKEADLITAEKKDSQGLCFIGKVRLPEFLQQKLQPKEGVIVTIPTDFEQYTKQAPTFENKEEELKYYATKFTYNKEDGKVVGKHQGAHYFTKGQRKGLNVGGTKEGLYVIETDVVENVIYTGEGKNHPGLYRNVLFVSNEEMHWIREDLTLKVGETMQVDARIRYRQPLENAILHKVESGLYVEFENKQSAIQEGQFVAWYKEEELLGSGVIS; encoded by the coding sequence ATGAAACGAGTAGTTGTTGGTCTTTCTGGTGGTGTAGATAGTAGTGTTACTGCACATTTATTAAAGGAACAAGGGTATGATGTAATTGGGCTATTTATGAAAAATTGGCACGATGATTCTGTCACTATTTCTAATGAATGTCCTTGGTTAGAAGATTCTAATGATGCAATGATTGTTGCAGAAAAATTAGGGATTCCTTTTCAGGTAGTAGATTTAAGTGCGCAATATAAAGAACGTATTGTAGATTATATGTTCGATGAATATTCTAAGGGTAGAACACCAAATCCAGATGTACTTTGTAACCGAGAAATTAAGTTTGATGTTTTTATGGACATCGCTTTAAAATTGGGTGCAGATTATGTGGCTACAGGTCATTATTGTAGAAAAGGTGAAGAAATTATAGACGGAAAACCAGTTTATAAATTATTGGCTGGTAAGGATAATAATAAAGATCAGTCTTATTTTTTATGTCAATTATCTCAAGAACAATTAACAAAAGCATTGTTTCCTATTGGTGAATTAACAAAACCAGAAGTTAGGGAAATAGCAAAAGAAGCAGATTTAATTACTGCAGAAAAGAAAGATTCGCAAGGTTTATGTTTTATTGGTAAAGTACGTTTGCCAGAATTTTTACAACAAAAACTACAACCTAAAGAAGGAGTTATTGTTACGATTCCAACGGATTTTGAGCAATACACTAAACAGGCTCCTACTTTTGAAAACAAAGAAGAAGAATTAAAATATTACGCTACCAAATTTACTTACAATAAAGAAGATGGTAAAGTGGTTGGTAAGCATCAAGGAGCACATTATTTTACAAAAGGACAACGTAAAGGTTTAAATGTTGGTGGTACAAAAGAAGGTTTATATGTGATAGAAACCGATGTTGTAGAAAATGTAATTTATACAGGAGAAGGTAAAAATCACCCAGGATTGTACAGAAATGTATTGTTCGTTTCTAATGAAGAAATGCATTGGATTCGTGAAGATTTAACTTTAAAAGTTGGAGAAACTATGCAGGTCGATGCAAGAATTAGATACAGACAACCTTTAGAAAATGCTATTTTACACAAAGTAGAATCTGGCTTGTATGTGGAGTTCGAAAACAAACAATCTGCCATACAAGAAGGTCAATTTGTAGCTTGGTATAAAGAGGAAGAGTTATTAGGCTCTGGAGTTATCTCTTAA
- the msrB gene encoding peptide-methionine (R)-S-oxide reductase MsrB: MKNIFSLLVVILMISCNGIAQTSSKEKKTYTIEKTNTQWKKELTAKQYYILREAGTEKPFSSSFNTNKTKGTYVCAACETPLYKSEYKYDSGSGWPSFDRAIKKNVELDVDYKIGYARTELKCNTCGGHLGHSFDDGPKNTTGKRHCINGDALKFITK; encoded by the coding sequence ATGAAAAATATTTTCTCTTTACTAGTTGTTATTTTAATGATTAGCTGTAATGGTATAGCTCAAACATCATCCAAAGAAAAAAAAACATACACCATTGAAAAAACAAATACTCAATGGAAAAAAGAATTAACAGCTAAACAGTATTATATATTACGAGAAGCAGGTACCGAAAAACCTTTTTCGAGTTCTTTTAACACAAACAAAACAAAAGGAACTTACGTTTGTGCTGCTTGTGAAACACCTCTTTATAAATCTGAATACAAATATGATTCTGGTTCTGGTTGGCCTTCTTTTGACCGAGCAATAAAGAAAAATGTTGAGTTAGATGTAGATTATAAAATTGGTTATGCAAGAACAGAATTAAAATGCAATACTTGTGGAGGTCACTTAGGTCATTCTTTTGATGATGGCCCTAAAAACACCACTGGAAAACGTCATTGTATTAATGGAGACGCCTTAAAATTCATAACTAAATAA
- a CDS encoding MFS transporter — MLKIGDKKLINAWAFYDWANSVYSLVISTAVFPIYYAGLTASEGFANAEGKITFLDTLWNPTTLYNYAMAFSFLVVAFISPMLSGIADYAGNKKKFLKGFCLLGALSVMSLYFFTGKETLWVGILFTILASIGFWGSIVFYNAYLPEVALPEQQDNASAKGFMLGYLGSILLLLLCLVLIETEVFGFYDKQFGSQLSFVLVGLWWLGFAQITYAKLPNEEKKEIPKDNYFAKGLKEIKKVAKELFAYRELKIFLISFFLWSIGVQTIILMAGIFGTILGLETLNLIGTILLVQFVGILGAFLFSRLSNKIGNIKTLKITIAIWGLVCFIGFSLTKDTPNIEIYFYILGALIGLVMGAIQSLARSTYSKMLPKTEDNASYFSFFDVTEKIALVVGMVTFGILNSMISIQSSVLALAVFFLAAFISLSTIKKTKYVK; from the coding sequence ATGTTAAAAATTGGAGATAAAAAATTAATTAATGCTTGGGCATTTTATGATTGGGCAAACTCGGTATATTCTTTAGTAATTAGTACTGCTGTTTTTCCAATTTATTACGCAGGCTTAACGGCTTCGGAAGGTTTTGCAAATGCAGAAGGGAAAATTACTTTTTTAGACACACTTTGGAATCCGACAACCTTGTATAATTATGCAATGGCATTTTCTTTTTTAGTAGTGGCTTTTATATCCCCTATGCTTTCTGGTATTGCAGATTATGCTGGTAATAAAAAGAAATTTTTAAAAGGTTTCTGTTTATTAGGCGCGCTATCTGTAATGAGTTTATATTTTTTTACAGGAAAAGAAACGCTTTGGGTCGGAATCCTTTTTACCATTTTGGCGAGTATAGGTTTTTGGGGAAGTATCGTATTTTACAATGCGTATTTGCCAGAAGTTGCTTTACCAGAACAACAAGACAATGCAAGTGCAAAAGGCTTTATGTTAGGGTATTTGGGGTCTATTTTATTATTGCTTTTGTGCTTAGTTTTAATAGAAACTGAAGTTTTTGGTTTTTATGATAAACAATTTGGCTCACAATTATCTTTTGTCTTAGTAGGTTTGTGGTGGCTTGGTTTTGCACAAATAACTTATGCTAAATTGCCAAACGAAGAGAAAAAAGAAATCCCAAAAGACAATTATTTTGCGAAAGGATTAAAAGAAATAAAAAAAGTTGCCAAAGAATTATTTGCTTATAGAGAATTAAAGATTTTTTTAATTTCATTCTTTTTATGGAGTATCGGCGTGCAGACTATTATTTTAATGGCAGGTATTTTTGGTACTATTTTAGGTTTAGAAACCTTAAACTTAATTGGTACTATTTTACTAGTTCAGTTTGTAGGGATTTTAGGTGCTTTCTTATTTTCTAGATTGTCAAATAAAATAGGGAATATAAAAACATTAAAAATTACCATTGCTATTTGGGGATTGGTTTGTTTTATAGGATTTAGCTTAACTAAAGACACTCCGAATATAGAAATTTACTTTTATATTTTAGGAGCTTTAATAGGTTTGGTAATGGGAGCTATACAATCTTTAGCAAGATCTACATACTCAAAAATGTTACCAAAAACAGAAGATAATGCGTCCTATTTTAGCTTTTTTGATGTAACAGAAAAAATAGCCTTAGTAGTAGGTATGGTAACTTTCGGAATTTTAAATTCTATGATATCTATACAATCTAGTGTTTTGGCTTTAGCTGTTTTCTTTTTAGCTGCTTTTATTTCTTTAAGTACTATTAAGAAAACAAAATATGTTAAATAA
- a CDS encoding type 1 periplasmic binding fold superfamily protein, which translates to MKSIKHVLVLASIIVLAASCSDDDPIAVNEEELITTVTLVLTPENGGDTITLKSTDLDGDGPTEPEVSISGNLAANTIYTGVTKVLNETENPAEDITLEVEEEGVDHQFFYTFTNEIASTTYIDTDLNGAPIGIDFSLTTTDAGSESLTVSLIHEPNKSGEGVVDGDISNAAGETDAEVTFAITIE; encoded by the coding sequence ATGAAATCAATTAAACACGTATTAGTATTAGCATCAATTATTGTTTTAGCAGCATCTTGTTCAGATGATGACCCAATAGCTGTTAACGAAGAAGAATTAATCACAACTGTAACACTAGTTTTAACTCCTGAAAATGGTGGTGATACTATTACTTTAAAAAGTACAGATTTAGATGGAGACGGACCAACGGAACCAGAAGTTAGTATTTCTGGAAATTTAGCTGCTAACACCATATATACAGGAGTAACAAAAGTTTTAAACGAAACTGAAAACCCTGCAGAAGATATTACATTAGAAGTTGAAGAAGAAGGTGTAGATCACCAATTCTTTTATACTTTTACTAACGAAATAGCTTCTACAACGTACATAGATACAGATTTAAATGGGGCACCAATTGGTATTGATTTTTCATTAACAACAACAGATGCAGGATCAGAAAGCTTAACAGTTTCTCTTATACATGAGCCAAATAAAAGTGGTGAAGGTGTTGTAGATGGTGATATTTCTAATGCTGCTGGAGAAACAGATGCAGAAGTAACTTTCGCTATTACTATTGAATAA
- a CDS encoding TonB-dependent receptor — MIKLLCKFVFAMCITTSALAQDCQISFKGKITDFHDSTPIVGASLKIENSNKYAITDFDGLFEFKNLCEGKITLTIEHISCETKKVTINLNRDTFKDFTLEHHIEDLEEVVITSTHNVTSNTTQTTEIDNKTIEEYSGKSLGDALNNVAGVSSINTGNSIVKPVINGLHSSRIIVMTNGVRLQDQDWGIEHAPNIDINNADKITVVKGANSLEFGGDAIGGVIVLEPTKYVLKDSLFGKTIVGLQSNGRGGNLHSSITKTSKKGWFVNAKTTLKRFGDFNSPDYNLTNTGLSSTAFSIQSGLKKYESGFTVDYSFVNNNIGILKASHIGNLDDLVSAINNKEPLIIEDFSYDINAPKQKVNHHIIKASYYKRFKNLGKLDIQYDFQKNQRFEFDIRVGDDKDKAAIDLDLTTHSISSSFDFNNNLDQTYKVGIKAGYQNNFANPLTGVRRLIPDYDKIDAGIFAIGNFTLSDNTTANIGVRYDYNYIDAKKFYLKSRWTERGYDTEFNDLIIGDFTTQWLVNPKLTFHNVSASAGIVYQVNDKNAVLFNYGLSSRAPNASELFSDGLHHSASRIELGDLDLQQEVSNRVSATYTYQSNDTRISTEVFFNNIHNFIYLEPTGIEQTIRGAFPVWEYRATNASLYGIDFTWQQKINDAFTFNNKSSLTFGYETKTNRDLIDIPAPSFKNSLEYRNKKWHQLGVRLESELVLKQINYPDNNFSVYLPTQDIDALVDISSTPSGYHLLHLHTDAVFQLSKKTDLQISAGVTNLLNTRYRNNLNRLRYYADDLGRNYSLQLKINY, encoded by the coding sequence ATGATAAAATTACTTTGTAAATTTGTATTTGCAATGTGTATAACTACATCTGCACTTGCACAAGATTGCCAAATTTCTTTTAAAGGAAAAATTACGGATTTTCATGATAGTACGCCTATTGTTGGAGCTTCCTTAAAAATTGAAAATTCAAATAAATATGCCATAACTGATTTTGATGGTTTGTTTGAGTTTAAAAATTTATGCGAAGGAAAAATTACTTTGACAATAGAACATATATCATGTGAGACTAAAAAAGTTACGATAAACTTAAACAGAGATACGTTTAAAGACTTCACTCTAGAACACCATATAGAAGATCTAGAGGAGGTAGTAATAACATCTACACATAACGTAACATCTAATACTACACAAACCACTGAAATAGATAACAAAACTATTGAAGAATATAGTGGTAAAAGTTTGGGTGATGCTTTAAACAATGTTGCAGGAGTTTCTTCTATTAATACCGGAAATTCTATTGTAAAACCCGTAATAAACGGTTTACACAGTAGTAGAATAATTGTAATGACAAACGGTGTTAGATTACAGGATCAAGATTGGGGTATAGAACATGCACCTAATATTGATATAAATAATGCCGATAAAATTACAGTGGTTAAAGGTGCTAATTCTTTAGAATTTGGTGGCGATGCTATTGGTGGTGTTATTGTTTTAGAACCAACAAAGTATGTTTTAAAAGACAGTCTTTTTGGTAAAACCATTGTAGGTTTACAAAGTAACGGACGTGGTGGTAATTTACATAGTAGTATTACTAAAACCTCTAAAAAAGGTTGGTTTGTAAATGCTAAAACTACTTTAAAAAGGTTTGGAGACTTTAATAGTCCAGATTATAATTTAACAAATACAGGTTTAAGTTCTACTGCTTTTTCTATACAAAGTGGATTAAAAAAGTACGAAAGTGGATTTACTGTTGATTATAGTTTTGTAAACAATAACATTGGTATTTTAAAAGCATCTCACATTGGTAACCTAGACGATTTGGTAAGCGCTATAAACAACAAAGAACCTCTAATTATAGAGGATTTTAGTTATGATATTAACGCACCGAAACAAAAAGTAAATCATCATATAATTAAAGCCAGTTATTACAAAAGATTTAAAAACTTAGGTAAACTTGATATTCAATACGATTTTCAAAAAAATCAACGTTTTGAGTTTGATATAAGAGTTGGAGACGATAAAGATAAAGCTGCTATTGATTTAGATTTAACAACACATTCAATAAGTTCTTCTTTTGATTTTAACAACAATCTAGATCAAACTTATAAAGTTGGAATTAAAGCAGGTTACCAAAATAATTTTGCAAATCCTTTAACGGGTGTTAGAAGATTAATACCAGATTATGATAAAATTGATGCCGGAATTTTTGCTATTGGTAATTTTACTTTAAGTGATAATACAACAGCAAATATTGGTGTTAGATATGATTATAATTATATAGATGCAAAAAAATTCTACTTAAAAAGTAGATGGACAGAAAGAGGTTACGATACAGAATTTAACGATTTAATTATTGGAGATTTTACCACACAATGGTTAGTAAATCCAAAATTAACTTTTCATAATGTATCTGCTTCCGCAGGAATTGTTTATCAAGTAAATGATAAAAATGCGGTCTTATTTAATTATGGTTTATCTAGTAGGGCACCAAATGCATCAGAACTATTTAGTGACGGTTTACATCATTCTGCTTCAAGAATTGAATTGGGAGATTTAGATTTACAACAAGAAGTTTCAAATAGAGTTTCTGCTACGTACACTTATCAATCTAACGATACAAGAATTTCTACAGAGGTATTTTTTAATAACATTCATAATTTTATTTATTTAGAACCAACAGGTATAGAACAAACAATTCGTGGTGCTTTTCCTGTTTGGGAGTACAGAGCTACAAATGCAAGTTTGTACGGAATCGATTTTACGTGGCAACAAAAAATTAATGATGCTTTTACTTTTAATAATAAATCTTCTTTAACTTTTGGGTACGAAACAAAAACAAATAGAGACTTAATAGACATTCCTGCTCCAAGTTTTAAAAACTCTTTGGAGTACAGAAATAAAAAATGGCATCAATTAGGAGTTCGTTTAGAGAGTGAATTGGTTTTAAAACAAATCAATTATCCAGATAACAACTTTTCTGTTTATTTACCAACACAAGATATCGATGCTTTAGTAGACATTAGCTCTACACCATCAGGTTATCACCTATTACATTTACATACAGATGCTGTTTTTCAGTTATCAAAAAAAACAGATTTACAAATTTCAGCAGGCGTAACAAATCTATTAAACACAAGATATAGAAACAACTTAAATAGGTTACGATATTATGCTGATGATTTAGGAAGAAATTATAGTTTACAATTAAAAATTAATTATTAA
- a CDS encoding M48 family metallopeptidase produces MKKIAVLLLTVLLFVECSTVPITGRSRVNFVSDAQVLPTSFAQYSTFLEENKLSTNTAMSNQIKNVGKNISAAVDRFMRANNMSSEADSYRWEFNLVDDETVNAWCMPGGKVVFYTGIMPICANENGVAAVMGHEVAHAFAKHGQERMSQGQLQQLGGVAVALGTSGKSDESQQLWNTAFGVTTGLGMLKFSRVHEQEADRLGLVFMIMAGYDGREAAEVWVRMSNLSNGSSQPEILSTHPSNESRIQDLRNYLPTAKKYAAEYNAK; encoded by the coding sequence ATGAAAAAAATAGCAGTTTTACTTTTAACAGTTTTACTTTTCGTAGAATGTAGTACCGTACCAATTACGGGGAGAAGTCGTGTCAATTTTGTAAGTGATGCACAAGTGTTACCTACTAGTTTTGCTCAATACAGTACTTTTTTAGAAGAAAATAAATTATCTACAAATACTGCAATGTCTAACCAAATTAAAAATGTTGGTAAAAATATTTCTGCAGCGGTAGATCGTTTTATGCGAGCAAATAATATGAGCTCAGAAGCAGATTCTTATAGATGGGAATTTAATTTAGTAGATGATGAAACTGTAAATGCTTGGTGTATGCCAGGAGGAAAAGTTGTTTTTTACACTGGTATTATGCCAATTTGTGCTAATGAAAATGGAGTTGCTGCAGTAATGGGGCACGAAGTTGCACATGCTTTTGCTAAACACGGACAAGAAAGAATGTCTCAAGGACAATTACAACAATTAGGTGGTGTTGCCGTAGCGTTGGGTACTTCTGGTAAAAGTGACGAATCTCAACAATTATGGAATACTGCATTTGGTGTTACTACTGGTTTAGGAATGTTAAAATTCAGTAGAGTTCATGAGCAGGAAGCAGACAGGTTAGGTTTGGTTTTTATGATTATGGCAGGTTATGATGGAAGGGAAGCTGCTGAGGTTTGGGTAAGAATGAGTAACTTATCTAACGGAAGTTCTCAACCAGAAATTTTAAGTACACACCCTTCTAATGAATCTAGAATACAAGATTTAAGAAATTATTTACCAACGGCTAAAAAATATGCAGCAGAGTACAACGCCAAGTAA
- a CDS encoding adenylosuccinate lyase: protein MENPKRENRQRVANIIIETPQLFKELVTITFDTENKVSIKAAWILEWICTHHHLEWILPHLDEFTLKIKTLKFDSAIRPCAKICEHLATAYYSKTENIVQKKLTKNHINSIVETGFDWLITPQKIAVRAYTMTTLYYFGLEKEWIHPELKHLIQTKIIHESKGGKARGRFILELIEKHRKSTL from the coding sequence ATGGAAAACCCTAAAAGGGAAAACAGACAAAGAGTTGCCAATATTATTATAGAAACCCCACAACTATTTAAAGAACTGGTTACTATTACTTTTGATACCGAAAATAAAGTATCTATAAAGGCTGCTTGGATTTTAGAATGGATTTGTACACATCATCATTTAGAGTGGATTTTACCTCATTTAGATGAATTCACTCTAAAAATTAAAACCTTAAAATTTGATAGTGCCATTAGACCATGTGCTAAAATTTGTGAACATTTAGCGACTGCTTATTACTCTAAAACAGAAAACATTGTACAAAAAAAACTGACAAAAAACCATATAAACAGTATTGTCGAAACAGGTTTCGATTGGTTAATTACACCACAAAAAATTGCAGTAAGAGCTTATACAATGACTACTTTGTACTATTTCGGATTAGAAAAAGAGTGGATTCATCCTGAATTAAAACACTTAATTCAAACTAAAATTATACATGAAAGTAAGGGGGGTAAAGCTCGTGGAAGATTCATTTTAGAATTGATAGAAAAACATAGAAAATCTACTTTATAA
- a CDS encoding toxin-antitoxin system YwqK family antitoxin, whose product MIKIKRLFFILLFFACFFTSEDFNGQKINQVNANNQRVGVWKKYYSNKRIRYVGQFRNGKEIGVFKFYDITSSRHPVIIKKFYENSDSLYVQFFTLKGKIETEGVLKGRKRVGNWKYFYPDGIIMSEENYKNGKLHGSQIIYYQDGQVTEFATYKNGLLNGIVSKYSNKGVLIEEVTYENGALNGLAKYFELDGVLKETGNYKNGLRVGNWEYYMDGEVSSEKEIRKKNTFSRKKED is encoded by the coding sequence ATGATAAAGATAAAAAGACTGTTTTTTATTTTACTGTTTTTCGCTTGTTTTTTTACAAGTGAAGATTTTAATGGACAAAAAATTAATCAAGTAAATGCTAATAACCAAAGGGTAGGTGTTTGGAAAAAGTATTATTCTAATAAACGAATACGCTATGTTGGTCAATTTAGAAACGGAAAAGAGATAGGTGTTTTTAAGTTCTACGACATTACAAGTTCGAGACATCCTGTGATTATTAAAAAATTCTACGAAAACTCAGATTCTCTATATGTTCAATTTTTTACTCTAAAAGGAAAAATAGAAACAGAAGGTGTTCTAAAAGGCAGAAAACGAGTAGGTAATTGGAAATATTTTTATCCTGATGGTATAATTATGTCGGAAGAAAATTATAAAAATGGAAAATTACATGGATCACAAATAATTTATTATCAAGATGGTCAAGTTACAGAATTTGCTACTTACAAAAACGGATTGTTAAACGGTATTGTTAGTAAATACTCTAATAAAGGAGTTTTAATTGAAGAGGTTACGTATGAAAACGGTGCTTTAAATGGCTTAGCAAAATATTTTGAATTAGACGGTGTTTTAAAAGAAACTGGAAATTATAAAAACGGATTAAGAGTAGGTAATTGGGAGTATTATATGGATGGAGAAGTGTCTTCAGAAAAAGAAATTAGAAAGAAAAACACGTTTTCTCGTAAAAAAGAAGATTAA
- the purB gene encoding adenylosuccinate lyase gives MELTQLNAISPIDGRYRGKISKLSDYFSEEALIKYRVRVEIEYFIALCEIPLPQLSDFNNDLFDDLRKIYIDFTAEDAQKIKDIESITNHDVKAVEYFIKEKFDALGLQAHKEFIHFGLTSQDINNTAVPLSIKEAMNDVYVPHYTGLLEKLQELVIEWKDISMLARTHGQPASPTRLGKEIEVFVVRLKAQFNLLNDIPSAAKFGGATGNYNAHKVAYPSIDWKEFGSTFVQGKLGLHHSFPTTQIEHYDHLAALFDNLKRINTIILDLDRDFWTYVSTDYFKQKIKAGEVGSSAMPHKVNPIDFENSEGNLGLANAIFEHLSAKLPVSRLQRDLTDSTVLRNVGVPFGHTIIAFTSTLKGLNKLLLNKEKFAQDLENNWAVVAEAIQTILRREAYPNPYEALKGLTRTNAKINQKSIADFIDTLEVSLEIKEELKAITPSNYTGI, from the coding sequence ATGGAATTAACACAATTAAATGCCATCTCTCCTATTGATGGTCGCTATAGAGGTAAAATATCAAAATTATCAGATTATTTTTCGGAAGAAGCCTTAATAAAATACAGAGTTCGTGTAGAAATTGAATATTTTATTGCTTTGTGCGAAATTCCTTTACCTCAATTATCAGATTTTAACAACGATTTATTTGATGATTTACGTAAAATTTATATTGATTTTACTGCTGAAGATGCTCAGAAAATAAAAGATATTGAAAGCATTACAAACCATGATGTAAAAGCTGTTGAATATTTTATCAAAGAAAAGTTTGATGCCTTAGGTTTACAAGCACATAAAGAGTTTATCCATTTTGGATTAACTTCTCAAGATATCAACAACACCGCTGTTCCGCTTTCTATTAAAGAAGCAATGAACGATGTTTATGTACCTCATTATACTGGGCTTTTAGAAAAGTTACAAGAATTAGTTATTGAGTGGAAAGACATTTCTATGTTGGCAAGAACACATGGTCAGCCAGCATCTCCAACAAGATTAGGAAAAGAAATAGAAGTTTTTGTGGTACGTTTAAAAGCACAATTCAACTTATTAAATGACATACCAAGTGCTGCAAAATTTGGTGGAGCAACAGGTAATTATAACGCACATAAAGTTGCATACCCAAGTATAGATTGGAAAGAATTTGGAAGTACTTTTGTACAAGGAAAATTAGGTTTACACCACTCTTTTCCTACAACTCAAATAGAACATTACGATCATTTAGCTGCTTTATTTGATAATTTAAAACGTATAAACACTATTATTTTAGATTTAGATAGAGATTTCTGGACCTATGTTTCTACAGATTATTTTAAACAAAAAATTAAAGCAGGTGAAGTGGGGTCTTCTGCAATGCCACATAAAGTAAATCCTATCGATTTTGAAAATTCTGAAGGAAACTTAGGTTTGGCAAATGCAATTTTTGAACATCTTTCTGCTAAATTACCAGTATCTCGTTTACAACGTGATTTAACTGATAGTACTGTTTTACGTAATGTTGGTGTACCATTTGGTCATACAATTATTGCATTTACATCTACCTTAAAAGGATTGAATAAATTATTGTTAAACAAAGAAAAGTTTGCACAAGATTTAGAAAACAATTGGGCAGTTGTTGCAGAAGCAATTCAGACTATTTTAAGACGTGAAGCATATCCTAATCCTTATGAAGCATTAAAAGGATTGACGAGAACGAATGCTAAAATCAACCAAAAATCTATTGCAGACTTTATTGATACTTTAGAAGTTTCATTAGAAATTAAAGAAGAATTAAAAGCAATTACACCAAGTAATTATACAGGTATATAA
- a CDS encoding T9SS type A sorting domain-containing protein, which produces MIKELLFIILVLLVIETHSQQTKQTLLKPTISTVGSASVYPISNNVIRYTVLQSIGQSSIIGTKSTGKIDVQQGFLNNSKIFNINNSDKDIIDKSLRLVISPNPFIEYLTLNFSKETKHKIHIHIYDVTRKIILKKEYSSTDNLLIPLKNYSIGTYIIRIQSGNNTFTEKILKTE; this is translated from the coding sequence TTGATTAAAGAACTACTTTTCATAATACTTGTTTTACTTGTAATTGAAACGCATTCTCAACAAACAAAACAAACTCTTTTAAAACCTACAATATCTACAGTAGGTAGTGCATCTGTATACCCTATTTCTAACAATGTAATAAGGTATACAGTTTTACAAAGCATTGGTCAATCTAGTATTATTGGCACAAAAAGCACTGGTAAAATAGATGTACAACAAGGTTTTTTAAATAATAGTAAAATATTTAACATCAATAACTCTGACAAGGATATTATTGATAAATCCCTTCGCCTTGTCATTTCTCCAAATCCTTTTATAGAATATCTAACACTCAATTTCTCCAAAGAAACTAAGCATAAAATTCATATACACATATATGATGTTACTAGGAAAATCATCTTAAAAAAAGAATATTCCTCTACAGACAATTTACTTATCCCGTTAAAAAATTATAGTATAGGTACTTATATTATACGCATACAAAGCGGTAATAATACGTTTACAGAAAAAATACTAAAAACAGAATAA